The following proteins are co-located in the Chryseobacterium daecheongense genome:
- a CDS encoding SCO family protein produces the protein MKNMSKNKKTAQSSKSRIVIPIAIIAVIFLGVGFGMSYFKKNLYTVMKVPDFELTDQNNKKITNRDMLGKVYLVEFFFSKCPTICPVMNSNMKVIEEEINNPEFGIISISIDPLNDTPETLKQHANRIGAKSPNWHFLTGDRTYIGNLADQFNIYVGDKEDEGESLNHSGMIALVDQEGNIRCRYNKDNMPILYYSGLNYKDPEGKETQLTGKYHPDRERLIEDIKKLLN, from the coding sequence CTGAAAAATATGTCCAAAAATAAAAAAACAGCCCAAAGCTCAAAAAGCAGGATCGTTATTCCCATTGCAATTATTGCAGTTATTTTCCTGGGAGTAGGTTTTGGTATGAGCTATTTTAAAAAAAACCTTTATACTGTAATGAAGGTTCCTGATTTTGAGCTTACCGATCAGAATAATAAAAAGATTACCAATAGAGATATGCTGGGCAAAGTATATCTGGTGGAATTCTTCTTTAGTAAATGTCCCACCATCTGTCCTGTAATGAACAGCAATATGAAAGTGATCGAAGAGGAGATTAACAATCCTGAGTTTGGGATTATTTCCATAAGCATAGATCCGTTGAACGATACTCCGGAAACGTTGAAACAACATGCCAATAGAATCGGAGCAAAATCTCCCAACTGGCATTTTTTAACCGGAGACCGGACGTACATTGGAAACCTTGCGGATCAGTTCAATATCTATGTTGGGGATAAAGAAGATGAGGGAGAGAGTCTTAATCACAGCGGGATGATTGCGCTTGTTGATCAGGAAGGAAATATCCGGTGCAGATATAATAAAGACAATATGCCTATCCTTTACTATTCAGGATTAAACTATAAGGATCCTGAAGGAAAAGAAACACAGCTTACCGGCAAATATCATCCGGACAGGGAAAGGCTGATTGAAGATATTAAGAAGTTATTAAATTAA
- a CDS encoding superoxide dismutase — protein MKIMKIAAVGAVLAAQFAFAQFKQTPLSYAYNALEGSIDAQTMEIHYTKHAAGYVSNLNKAIAGTPQEKETLFQILSKVSTLSPTIRNNAGGHFNHELFWTMLTPEKNTQPSAKLLKAITETFGSVDAFKEKMSKAGADRFGSGWAWLSVDKNGKLFVSSTPNQDNPLMDVVEEKGTPILGIDVWEHAYYLKYQNKRADYLTAIWNVLNWKEVSKRYENALSKK, from the coding sequence ATGAAGATTATGAAAATAGCTGCCGTAGGTGCAGTTTTGGCGGCGCAATTTGCTTTTGCGCAATTCAAGCAAACTCCATTATCATACGCTTACAATGCGTTGGAAGGTTCAATAGATGCACAAACGATGGAAATCCATTATACAAAGCATGCTGCGGGGTATGTAAGTAATTTGAATAAGGCAATTGCTGGAACACCCCAGGAAAAAGAGACTTTATTCCAGATCCTTTCTAAAGTTTCAACTCTTAGTCCAACGATCAGAAACAACGCCGGAGGACATTTTAACCATGAACTTTTCTGGACCATGTTAACGCCTGAGAAAAATACTCAACCTTCTGCGAAATTACTAAAAGCAATTACAGAAACTTTTGGAAGTGTTGATGCCTTTAAGGAGAAAATGAGCAAGGCAGGAGCTGATCGTTTTGGTTCCGGCTGGGCATGGCTTTCTGTGGATAAGAACGGGAAGTTGTTTGTTTCTTCAACACCTAATCAGGATAATCCTTTAATGGATGTTGTAGAAGAAAAAGGAACTCCAATTCTTGGAATTGATGTTTGGGAGCATGCTTATTATTTAAAATATCAGAATAAGAGAGCTGACTATCTTACCGCGATCTGGAATGTATTAAACTGGAAAGAGGTAAGTAAGAGATATGAAAATGCACTGAGCAAAAAATAG